The genomic window TCTGAGCTTCTTTGGGATCGTCCCACAGGTTGGGGTCTTGAACCCGCGCGTTCAATTCATCCAGACGGCGCAGCGCGCGCTCCCAATCCAGCGATTGGCGCACAAGATCGAGCGCTGCTTCGATCCGGTCGATATGGGCTTGGGCCTCGGCCCGCATAACAAATTCCTAAACGAAAAAATGGGTCGCCCCGATGAACGTCGGAGCAATGGTTGTAAAGTGAGCGGCCGCTATTTGGAAAGAGCGCGGACCGCTGCCAAGGTTTTGGCAACGTGGCTGCGATAGTCGCTGTCAGAGTGGACCATCGCAATGCGGCCATCGGTAGCGATAACGTATGAGGTGCGGCTCGCAAGGCCTGAAGAGCCCAACGCCACGTCATAAGCATTGATCAAGTCAAGGCCCGCAACGCCCACTGGAAACGCATCGCGGCATTCCTCTTTGCTAAAGCGTTTGAGTGTGTCGATGTCATCGTTGGACATTCCCACAACGCTTGCGCCCGCTGCACGAAATTGCGGCATCGCCTCAGCGAAAGCATTAGCCTCCAGCGTGCACCCTTGGGTGAAAGCCTTGGGATAGAAGTACAACACCACTGGCCCTTGGCGGAG from Erythrobacter sp. SCSIO 43205 includes these protein-coding regions:
- a CDS encoding peroxiredoxin, whose amino-acid sequence is MRLLKWAFGVGVAGAMLTAPALAELPKGASAPQFTTSAALAGKQMGFSLSSALRQGPVVLYFYPKAFTQGCTLEANAFAEAMPQFRAAGASVVGMSNDDIDTLKRFSKEECRDAFPVGVAGLDLINAYDVALGSSGLASRTSYVIATDGRIAMVHSDSDYRSHVAKTLAAVRALSK